In one Pseudomonadota bacterium genomic region, the following are encoded:
- the rpsK gene encoding 30S ribosomal protein S11, producing the protein MANPAATNPAATGTSSAAGAARVRRRERKNITYGVARVYAPFNNTIITITDAQGNTISWSSAGTMGFKGSRKSTPYAAQMAAEDAGRKAMEHGVKNLEIEVKGPGAGRESALRALQTVGFQISSIRDVTPIPHNGVRARKKRRV; encoded by the coding sequence ATGGCCAACCCCGCTGCCACCAACCCCGCTGCCACCGGCACATCGTCTGCTGCCGGCGCTGCCCGTGTCCGCCGCCGTGAGCGCAAAAATATCACGTACGGAGTCGCGAGGGTGTATGCTCCGTTCAACAACACCATCATCACCATCACGGATGCGCAGGGAAACACGATTTCCTGGTCGTCAGCCGGCACCATGGGATTCAAGGGATCGCGCAAGTCGACGCCCTATGCGGCCCAGATGGCCGCAGAAGACGCTGGCCGCAAGGCCATGGAGCACGGGGTGAAGAATCTGGAAATCGAGGTCAAGGGCCCCGGTGCCGGTCGCGAATCGGCCCTGCGCGCCCTTCAGACTGTGGGCTTCCAGATCTCCTCGATCCGGGACGTGACGCCCATTCCGCACAACGGCGTGCGGGCCCGCAAGAAAAGGCGCGTCTGA
- the rpsM gene encoding 30S ribosomal protein S13, with translation MARIAGVNIPTQKRVLIALQYITGIGPAKARQICDKVGIPDERRVNQLTDAEVLRIRETIDADHVVEGDLRRETSMNIKRLMDMACYRGLRHRKGLPVRGQRTHTNARTRKGPAKAIAGKKKTV, from the coding sequence GTGGCCCGTATCGCTGGCGTCAACATACCAACCCAGAAAAGGGTTCTGATTGCACTGCAGTACATCACCGGAATCGGCCCTGCAAAGGCCCGGCAGATCTGTGACAAGGTGGGTATTCCGGACGAGCGCCGGGTGAACCAGCTGACCGATGCCGAGGTCCTGCGCATCCGCGAGACCATTGACGCCGACCATGTGGTCGAGGGTGACCTGCGGCGTGAGACTTCCATGAACATCAAGCGCCTGATGGATATGGCCTGCTATCGTGGGCTGCGCCACCGCAAGGGCCTTCCGGTCCGGGGCCAGCGCACGCACACCAACGCCCGCACCCGCAAAGGGCCTGCCAAGGCCATCGCCGGCAAGAAGAAAACCGTATAA
- a CDS encoding adenylate kinase, with the protein MNLILLGPPGAGKGTQARRLEEKLGIRQLSTGEMLRALIAKNTPLGREAASYMNQGKLVPDDIMIRMIEDRLLQPDCARGVILDGFPRTVAQAEALQAMLARRSLSLDAVILMQVDESALVERIAGRFSCAKCGEGYHDRFRKPAREGLCDRCGSREFSRRDDDRPETVRTRLEAYNRQTAPILPFYREKELLKTVDGMADIDEVSRQIDRIVHACETA; encoded by the coding sequence GTGAACCTGATCCTTCTGGGTCCTCCGGGGGCCGGAAAGGGAACACAGGCCCGCCGGCTGGAAGAAAAACTGGGAATCAGGCAGCTGTCCACAGGCGAGATGCTGCGTGCCCTGATTGCAAAAAATACGCCGCTGGGACGTGAGGCAGCCTCGTACATGAACCAGGGAAAACTGGTTCCCGACGACATCATGATCCGCATGATCGAGGACAGGCTGCTGCAGCCCGACTGTGCCCGGGGCGTCATCCTGGACGGGTTTCCCAGAACGGTAGCCCAGGCGGAGGCGCTGCAGGCCATGCTGGCCAGACGCTCCCTGTCCCTGGATGCGGTGATCCTGATGCAGGTGGATGAGTCTGCCCTGGTGGAACGGATTGCTGGCCGGTTTTCCTGTGCGAAATGCGGTGAGGGCTATCACGACAGGTTCAGGAAGCCGGCGCGGGAGGGACTCTGTGATCGCTGCGGATCCCGCGAATTTTCCCGCAGGGACGATGACCGGCCGGAAACGGTCCGGACCCGCCTTGAGGCCTATAACAGGCAGACAGCGCCTATCCTGCCGTTTTACCGGGAGAAGGAGCTTCTGAAGACAGTGGATGGTATGGCGGACATCGACGAGGTTTCCCGCCAGATAGACCGCATCGTCCATGCATGTGAAACGGCTTGA